A single Eulemur rufifrons isolate Redbay chromosome 9, OSU_ERuf_1, whole genome shotgun sequence DNA region contains:
- the COA3 gene encoding cytochrome c oxidase assembly factor 3 homolog, mitochondrial, with protein sequence MAASGAGDPVDDAKSGKAPFAQRIDPTREKLTPAQLQFMRQVQLAQWQKTLPQRRTRNIVTGLGIGALVLAIYGYTFYSVSQERFLDELEDEAKAARARALARASGS encoded by the exons ATGGCGGCGTCAGGAGCTGGTGATCCCGTTGATGATGCTAAGAGTGGAAAAGCCCCGTTCGCTCAGCGTATCGACCCAACTCGCGAGAAACTGACTCCCGCGCAACTGCAATTCATGCGGCAGGTGCAGCTTGCCCAGTGGCAGAAGACGCTGCCACAGCGCCGGACCCGAAACATCGTGACCGGCCTAGGCATCGGGGCCCTGGTCTTAGCTATTT ATGGTTACACCTTCTACTCGGTGTCCCAGGAGCGTTTCCTGGATGAGCTGGAAGACGAGGCCAAAGCCGCCCGAGCCCGAGCTCTGGCAAGGGCATCAGGATCCTAA